A window of Rhizobium sp. CC-YZS058 genomic DNA:
GGCGGTGACGAGCCGCATCGTGCTCTTCGACCATGCGGCCCTCGTGGCGCGGCTGACCCGCCGGCCCTTGGCGCGGCGACTGGCCGCGGGCGCGCTCAGCGCGGCGCGGGTGGTGGGCGAAGGCGGGCTTGCCGGCTATCTGCGCCATGGCTGGCGCTTCGCTCTGTTCTTCCTCTTCCCCTTCCTTCTGGTCACGCTGATGCTTGCGGCCAGCGGGCTCGCCGCCGCTTTGCCGGTCCTCTTCGGCTTCTCCTCCGTCCATCTTGCCTGGAGCGGGCCCTTGGCCCTGTTGCTTTTCACCCATGTCCTGCTGCCGCTCGGCAGTCCCTTGCACACGCTGCTGCTCTTTGCCGATTGGGAAATGGCCGTGGCCGTGGCCCGCCAGGACAGCGCCCCGGTCAATGCCTGGCTGGACCAGGCCTTCGAAACCGCGCGCGGTGCGATCGAGAAAGCCGGTGCGGTGGACGAGATCGTCGTCAGCGGCCACAGCATGGGCGCCAGCATCGCCGCCCTGCTGCTCGGCCGGCTGATCGAGCGGGACCCGGCGCGGCTCGTTGCCGCGCGGCTCGCCATGGTCACGCTCGGCAGCGCCATCCTGCAATGCGCGCTGCTGCGCTCGGCCGTACGGCTGCGCGCCGATGTCGGCCGCATCGCCCGCCATCCCGGCCTCGTCTGGGTGGATGTCCAGTGCCTGACCGACCCGATCCACTTTTACAAGGCGCCGGTCGTGGCGCTTTGCGGCCACCCGGATGCCCCGGCCGCCTCGATCCTGCAACTGCGGCTGAAACAGGTGCTGACGCCGGAGCGCTACCGGCGGATCCGCTTGAGCTTCCTGCGCGTTCACCGGCAATATGTGCTGGGGCCGGATCGCCCCGGCCGCTTCGATTTCACGCGGCTGACCGCCGGCCCCCGCCCCGCAGAAAGCCTGCGGGAGCGCTGAGCCCGGCGATTAAGACTTTCTTCATGCTTTTGCGGCCATCGCCCTAATTTGGTCCCCATGCTCCCGTTGTTCGGCTGCGACGAACAGGATGAGCCGAGATGATGCAGCTGCTGCCGACCTGGAACGAGGTTGCCCCCCGCAAGCGCCACCGCGCCAAAGGCCGCGATGCGGCGCGGCTCGCCATGCTCGGCCTGTTCATCCTGGCGCCGCTCTCGGCCATCGCGCTGAGCAGCCTGCCCGACCCCACCCGCCGCCAGCACGCGGCCGAGGCAGAGACTGCGGAGGCGAAGGCGGCAGAGGCCCGGTCCAGCGAGGCTCACACCGCCGAAGCCGCTCCGGAAACGCTGGTGGCGCTCGCCGACCCCGCCTCGCCTCCCGCCGAGGCCGGCGGCGACGACACGGCCCTGCCGGACACCCCGAACTCTGAGAGCCCAGCCGCGCAAACTCCGGCCGCGCAGGCTGCGCCTTCGCCGGCTGAGGCGACGGCCGCCGAAGAGGACCTGCCGGGCGACACAGCCGCGCCGACACCGGGCCCCGCGGCAAAGCCCGCTGCCGGGACCGCCGTTCCGGCCAAGCCGGAAGGCTCTGCGGACCAGAGCGAAACCGCCGCCCGCACAGCACCGGCAACGGCCCCATCGCCCAGGGCCACGCCCGGAGAAGACCTGTCCCCGACAGCCGCCCGCGCGATCGAGCCGAACACGCGACCGGCCGACACGGCGCAGGCCCCCCTCGCCGACGAGGGCGCCCGGCAGCTTGCTCTGGCCGATCCGCAGGCAGAGGCGGGTCTTGCTGCTGGCGGAGCCCCCCGCCCCGCGCCGTCGGCGCAGGCGGCGAATGAGGCCGCGCGTCTGCCGGATCTCGTCGCGCCGCCGCTGCCGGAGGTCGTGCCCGTGCCCCGCCCGCGACCCGTTCTCCGCCGCGTGGCGCGTGGCGATGACGCCGTGCCGGACATGCGCGTCTGGCGCCCGGCCGGCGAAGAGGACTATGCGCCCGCGCCAAGGTCCTCCGCCCGCGCCGCCCATCGCGCAGCGGACGCCTATGGCCGCCCGCCCGCCCCCGGCGCGCCGCTCGTGGATGCCTATGCTGATCCGCCCGAGGCCTATCCGCCGCTTCCGCCCGAGGCCTACGCACCTCTCCCGCCGGAGGCCTATGCCCGCCGCCGCCCGGTCCGCGAACTGCCGCCGGTGCCCATTCCACCGCGTGGCGTGCCCTATGAGGACGAGGTGATCGTCGAAGGCCCGGTTTCGCCCCCCGGCAGCCGCATCCTCGATCTCGCCACCTCCCCCTTCCGCCAAGCCACCCGCCTCCTCGCCCCGCAGCCTCGGGAGGTGGACGAGTGGGGCAGCGATCGGCGATATGTCGAGGAACAACCGGGCTGGTGAGGCAGGAGCAAAGACCTGCCAGGCTCTGTCCGTTTCAGGCCTGACGACCCATGGCAACCCGCAGACTTTGGATGACCGACCGCAAGGTGCTCCTGCGCTGCGGAAAGGCATCGACCAAATTCTGCGTTTCGAACGCTCCATCCGGTGTCGCGACGAGCCAGCCCGGCAGGGGTGCATGAAAGAACGGGTGATAGATCACCTGGGCGTGCGGATTGAGCACGGCACCGACATAGCTGAAGCAGGAAATGCTGGTGACGATAATGTCCGCCGTGGCGATGCGAGCAAAGGACTCCACCGCCGGCTCATCGAAGCGCAGGCGCAGCCCTTTGATGTTCTCGATTTCGTCAAAAGCATCGTCCTCGGGCTCGAACTGGAAATCCTCGGTCAGGTTGTAAGTGCCGCGATCGCTTTTTCCGACCGTGAATTTCTGCGCCCGCTCGGAATGCACCTCGATCAGATGTGGTAGGCCTGCCTTTTGCAGGGCGCGGCGCAGCTGATGAATGACGCCGATGTAATAGCTGTTCGGGATGAGCCGGTTCCGCTCGAGAACATGGATGTCCCCTCGCCGAATGTGCACGGCCACGCGAAGCGGTCGCTTTCCATCCCAGCGATATGCCGGACCTGCAAAAGGTGCGACATCAGAAACCGCGCGCCAGAGATGCGTATTGGAATCAAGAACCGGGTGCGGGTGGGTGATGCGAACGACAAGCGGCGCGGCGCGATCGCGCGCCTGCGCCTTCAGTGCGGTCTCGAAGCCCGGTTGAGGATCCGGCAGGTCGATGACCTCGGCATCGGCCGGCCAGGCCGCGTCCGAGGGGATGGCACAGAGCGCGTTGAATTGATCAGCAAGCGTATCGGTAAAACTTTGCGTTCGCAAAGCCTGAAGGCCCTGATTATCGAGCCGCCAGAGCGGCGAATGGAGGTAGCCAAAGCCGAATTGGCGCGCGAGGCAATAGATCCCGTAGATGCGATAGAGCTGGGCGCCGGCTCCATCCGTATGGGCACGATTGTTATAGGTCAGGAAGATCGGACTCATGGGCACGCTGCCTTCCGTTGGAGATTTGCGAGTATCCTCGGCACGGCAGAGCACGGGGTTGTGCGCAGGATAGTCCCGGTTTAGCCTTCGGTCAGGCTCGCAGGCAAGGCGGCTGCGCTTATCCGCGAACGACATCGTG
This region includes:
- a CDS encoding lipase family protein, whose protein sequence is MVLSDCLARVQEGASGLSRAPAAAPPAQTAAADGRDGEAEALIATRLVLHCPGFEPLDAKAHRARYVRAARQSAAVHGLAVEAGPLEPEGSASAFTVTCRTPEGAAVTSRIVLFDHAALVARLTRRPLARRLAAGALSAARVVGEGGLAGYLRHGWRFALFFLFPFLLVTLMLAASGLAAALPVLFGFSSVHLAWSGPLALLLFTHVLLPLGSPLHTLLLFADWEMAVAVARQDSAPVNAWLDQAFETARGAIEKAGAVDEIVVSGHSMGASIAALLLGRLIERDPARLVAARLAMVTLGSAILQCALLRSAVRLRADVGRIARHPGLVWVDVQCLTDPIHFYKAPVVALCGHPDAPAASILQLRLKQVLTPERYRRIRLSFLRVHRQYVLGPDRPGRFDFTRLTAGPRPAESLRER